The proteins below are encoded in one region of Methylophilales bacterium:
- a CDS encoding phosphotransferase encodes MDSLKRIDLLKDWLSKKLEIDFSISTASSDASFRRYFRVKTVEDSFIVMDAPPQNESIEAFLKIRQILNTVNVNVPDIYDEDDELGFILMQDFGRDTYLDVLNDDNQQRLYSDSIESIIQMQKLVKKDLCQIYTQKILFDEMTLFIEWYLKKYKKIELTNKENEELLACFEKIIKKVSKQEKFFVHRDYHSRNLMNQKSNNPGILDFQDALEGPVTYDLVSLLKDAYIEWDEEIVLDHVVRYWEKAKINKLIINLEFSTFYKDFECMGIQRHLKILGIFARLSIRDKKNQYLENIPLVEKYLMDATERYRDFHQLRNFLDKVIK; translated from the coding sequence TTGGATAGTTTAAAAAGAATAGATTTATTAAAAGATTGGCTCTCCAAAAAATTAGAAATAGATTTTTCTATTTCTACTGCCTCGAGTGATGCAAGCTTTCGAAGATACTTTAGGGTAAAAACTGTTGAAGATAGCTTTATAGTTATGGATGCTCCACCTCAGAATGAATCGATTGAAGCTTTTTTGAAGATTAGACAGATTCTAAATACAGTAAATGTCAATGTTCCAGATATATATGATGAAGATGATGAGCTTGGATTTATCTTGATGCAGGATTTCGGAAGAGATACCTATCTAGATGTCTTAAATGATGATAATCAGCAACGTTTATATAGCGACTCAATTGAATCAATTATTCAAATGCAGAAATTGGTTAAAAAAGATCTATGTCAAATCTACACTCAAAAAATACTTTTTGATGAAATGACTCTTTTTATAGAATGGTACCTAAAAAAATATAAAAAAATTGAGCTAACTAATAAAGAAAATGAGGAGTTATTAGCTTGTTTTGAAAAAATTATTAAAAAAGTTTCAAAACAAGAGAAATTTTTTGTTCACCGTGATTATCACAGTAGAAATTTGATGAATCAAAAATCAAATAATCCTGGAATTCTGGATTTCCAAGACGCTTTAGAGGGACCAGTCACATATGATCTTGTTTCACTTCTAAAAGATGCATATATTGAATGGGATGAGGAAATCGTCCTAGACCATGTCGTAAGATATTGGGAAAAAGCAAAGATCAATAAACTTATTATAAATTTAGAATTTTCAACTTTTTATAAAGATTTTGAATGTATGGGTATTCAAAGACATCTAAAAATTTTAGGTATCTTCGCAAGACTCTCGATTAGAGACAAAAAAAATCAGTACCTTGAGAACATTCCATTAGTTGAGAAGTACTTAATGGATGCGACTGAGAGGTATCGAGATTTTCATCAACTAAGAAATTTTTTGGATAAAGTAATCAAATGA
- the lptD gene encoding LPS assembly protein LptD encodes MNLRTKKIWIFLFVFFLLKNTILIADEKNNNASTPYQNLSENSVLIEGDSLESILDRKLRATGNASILKGNQSITADFIEYDQISEELYAKGQIKITTPDLELKGSELEMSLTENTGSIANASFVANINEDSTSKFNKELRGTATKIFLEGEDRKKLENAKVTTCEAGQNEWFISSDETVIDQSSGNIKAKDAVLSLRGIPIMYSPYVDFSTTSQRRSGWLLPTAGSTTTSGFEMSIPYYFNLSPTHDATITTRNMAKRGLQLDGEYRYLSENFAGTSQIQYLNKDKESDIDNRYLLDIRHKHNFGHGFTGTIEYEKVKSGDNNYFADMSTSIAVTSQVSLRQTAHLDYNKTDDLSDIKASLKVQEFQNLTSASPYELKPSFNVSFKKDWENKTDQSLFLQTDANFMYDQFDTGNNAANNIATGSRVASTPSISFPIEASFGYLKPKLIANLRHYDLDDAQTSKKSIAIPTVSLDSGLYLDRPFELSGYNFIQTLEPRVFYTYTPYEDQTEIPMFDTSLNELNSTTIFQENQFSGQDRVMDTNAITTALTTRILDDSGYDWALLTMAQRFYLSDRKVLEEDQYANSSYKGDTSDFLVSAQANLTKSLRLTSDYEYNFSEDVTNKFTAAARFKPEPGKVLNASYRMVLNPSSGEYDVKQYLLSGQWPVSYGWSALASYNYDIYERHDIESMLGAEYDAGCWTAQFMFHRLQLATDENSTNTFFMMLEIGDLGSFGQGDKASLFEKMNRTVKGSSFASDLPDQYREKNLEDTFNN; translated from the coding sequence TTGAATTTAAGAACAAAAAAAATATGGATTTTTTTATTTGTGTTTTTTCTATTAAAAAACACAATTCTTATCGCTGATGAGAAAAATAATAATGCATCCACACCATATCAAAACTTGTCAGAGAATAGCGTACTTATTGAAGGTGACTCTCTAGAAAGCATTCTTGATAGAAAGCTTAGGGCCACTGGAAATGCCTCAATTTTAAAGGGCAATCAATCTATAACAGCTGATTTTATAGAATACGATCAGATCTCTGAAGAACTCTATGCTAAGGGTCAAATTAAAATTACCACTCCAGACCTCGAGCTAAAAGGCTCAGAATTGGAAATGTCTTTAACTGAAAATACTGGTTCTATTGCAAATGCATCTTTCGTAGCAAATATTAATGAAGATAGCACTTCTAAATTCAACAAAGAACTAAGAGGTACTGCTACAAAAATATTTTTAGAAGGTGAAGATAGAAAGAAACTAGAAAACGCAAAAGTTACAACATGTGAGGCAGGTCAGAATGAATGGTTCATATCTAGTGATGAGACAGTTATCGATCAATCTTCAGGCAACATCAAAGCAAAGGATGCTGTGCTTTCGCTTAGAGGTATCCCGATTATGTACTCACCTTATGTTGACTTTTCAACCACATCTCAAAGAAGGTCTGGCTGGTTACTTCCAACAGCTGGATCTACAACTACAAGTGGCTTCGAAATGTCAATTCCATATTACTTCAATTTATCTCCTACCCATGATGCGACGATTACGACAAGAAATATGGCAAAACGTGGATTACAACTTGATGGTGAATATAGATACTTAAGTGAAAATTTTGCAGGCACATCGCAAATTCAATACCTAAATAAGGATAAAGAATCTGATATAGATAATCGATATCTATTGGATATTAGACATAAGCACAATTTTGGTCATGGGTTTACCGGAACGATCGAATATGAAAAGGTGAAAAGTGGTGATAATAATTATTTTGCAGATATGTCAACAAGCATTGCCGTTACCAGCCAGGTAAGTTTAAGACAAACAGCACATTTAGATTATAACAAGACTGATGATCTATCTGATATCAAAGCAAGCTTGAAGGTGCAAGAATTTCAAAACCTAACTTCAGCATCTCCATATGAGCTAAAACCAAGTTTTAATGTAAGTTTTAAGAAGGATTGGGAGAATAAAACAGATCAATCACTGTTTTTACAAACAGATGCAAATTTTATGTATGACCAGTTTGATACTGGAAATAATGCAGCAAATAATATTGCTACAGGCTCAAGGGTTGCCTCAACTCCAAGCATTTCATTTCCAATTGAGGCTAGTTTTGGATACTTAAAACCAAAGTTGATAGCGAATTTAAGACACTATGACCTTGATGATGCTCAAACTTCCAAAAAAAGCATAGCCATTCCAACTGTATCGCTTGATTCTGGCTTATATCTTGATCGCCCTTTTGAGCTGAGTGGGTACAATTTTATTCAGACACTGGAGCCCAGAGTTTTTTATACATACACACCATATGAAGACCAAACTGAAATTCCTATGTTTGACACATCTTTGAATGAATTAAATTCAACTACAATTTTCCAAGAAAATCAGTTTTCTGGTCAAGATAGAGTGATGGATACCAATGCAATTACAACAGCTCTTACTACAAGAATTTTAGATGATTCAGGTTATGATTGGGCGTTATTAACCATGGCGCAAAGATTTTACTTATCTGATAGAAAAGTATTAGAGGAGGATCAATATGCTAATTCATCTTATAAAGGAGATACGTCAGATTTTTTAGTAAGCGCTCAAGCAAACCTAACCAAATCATTAAGATTAACTAGTGATTATGAATACAACTTTTCTGAGGATGTGACAAACAAGTTCACAGCTGCTGCTAGATTTAAACCCGAACCAGGGAAAGTATTAAATGCTTCTTATCGTATGGTTTTAAATCCTTCATCTGGCGAATATGACGTCAAACAATACTTATTATCTGGTCAATGGCCAGTAAGTTACGGATGGTCAGCATTAGCAAGTTATAATTATGATATTTACGAGCGACATGATATTGAATCAATGCTTGGTGCAGAATATGATGCAGGATGCTGGACAGCTCAGTTCATGTTCCATAGACTTCAATTAGCTACTGATGAAAATTCTACTAATACATTTTTTATGATGCTTGAAATCGGTGATCTTGGATCATTTGGCCAAGGAGATAAGGCAAGCTTATTTGAAAAAATGAATAGAACGGTCAAGGGAAGTTCATTTGCAAGTGACCTCCCTGATCAATACCGCGAAAAAAATTTAGAAGATACTTTTAACAACTAA
- a CDS encoding peptidylprolyl isomerase encodes MIAKVIFIFALIILQNIFLINPVSTAQKYIEVDTIVAIVETQTVTNSELNKKKESMRKAISQQGEDEPSDKKITKLALDQLITEKLVYDYALTKGLEVNQEQLNNVMNNIAKSNNLSVEGLIKEIEKDGSKYSDFRNDIRMQLLFDQVKKRIISANIKISEFEIDNFIELQKERTPTKYNYSHIFIENVKNDGDAVYDDDETKNKLKKVINQLKENNFDEVAIDYSDGPMATKGGLVGSKIINEIPDMFIEILESMNIGEISAPIKSSSGFHLIKLNRIEEFEIESIVVRQSKVKQILLKKNQIISEDDINKKLENIRNMIIEGMSFSEAAEKYSEDSSAANKGDLGWLNPGDTIPEFEKEMDDLELNEISEPFKTALGWHLIQVSDRRKKDLSSESLRKKVKENLLKQKTDIRFNDWVKTLREGAHVEIWLYEN; translated from the coding sequence ATGATAGCTAAAGTTATTTTTATTTTTGCACTGATAATCCTTCAAAATATTTTTTTGATAAATCCAGTTTCAACTGCACAAAAATATATTGAAGTTGACACGATAGTTGCTATTGTTGAAACACAAACAGTTACAAATTCAGAGCTTAACAAAAAAAAAGAAAGTATGAGAAAAGCAATATCTCAACAAGGAGAAGATGAGCCCTCTGATAAGAAAATTACAAAATTAGCTCTAGATCAACTGATTACTGAAAAATTAGTCTATGACTATGCATTGACGAAAGGCTTAGAAGTTAATCAAGAACAACTCAATAACGTTATGAATAATATTGCTAAATCTAACAATTTATCTGTTGAAGGACTTATTAAAGAAATTGAAAAAGATGGTTCAAAATATTCTGACTTTAGAAATGATATTCGTATGCAATTACTTTTTGATCAAGTAAAAAAAAGAATCATTAGTGCAAATATAAAAATTTCTGAATTTGAGATTGATAACTTCATTGAGCTTCAAAAAGAAAGAACACCCACCAAGTATAATTATTCTCATATTTTTATAGAAAATGTTAAAAACGATGGTGATGCTGTTTATGATGATGATGAAACAAAAAATAAATTAAAAAAAGTAATAAATCAGCTTAAAGAAAATAATTTTGATGAAGTAGCAATAGATTATTCAGATGGTCCAATGGCCACAAAGGGAGGGTTGGTTGGATCAAAAATTATTAATGAGATTCCAGATATGTTTATAGAGATTTTAGAATCAATGAATATTGGAGAAATAAGTGCACCAATAAAAAGCTCATCAGGCTTTCATTTGATTAAATTGAATCGAATAGAAGAATTTGAAATAGAATCTATAGTTGTTAGGCAATCAAAAGTTAAACAAATCTTACTTAAGAAGAATCAAATTATATCTGAGGATGATATCAATAAAAAACTAGAGAATATTCGAAATATGATTATCGAGGGTATGAGTTTTTCTGAGGCTGCTGAAAAATATTCAGAAGATAGCTCCGCTGCAAATAAAGGAGATCTAGGTTGGCTAAATCCAGGAGATACTATCCCTGAATTTGAAAAAGAAATGGATGATTTAGAATTAAATGAAATTAGCGAACCATTTAAAACGGCACTTGGATGGCATTTGATCCAAGTAAGTGATAGAAGAAAAAAGGATCTTTCATCAGAGTCATTAAGAAAAAAAGTGAAAGAAAATTTACTCAAGCAGAAAACTGATATCAGATTCAATGATTGGGTCAAAACATTAAGGGAGGGGGCGCATGTAGAAATATGGCTTTATGAAAACTAA
- the pdxA gene encoding 4-hydroxythreonine-4-phosphate dehydrogenase PdxA, translating into MKRLPNLIITSGDPAGIGLDLCVMLAFKKFQADITIIGNKDAILSRARQMRKNIKVSTKLGSHLGNGNFKIINIDYKNPVVAGQLDKSNSLQQLKGLKTSIELCLSKKFDALITLPIHKKILSSQKNKFSGHTEYIADACGFKGNEVMLLSSKKLNVALATTHISLKDVPSKISQKNLCNTISTLHSELKKKFKITSPKITLTGLNPHSGEDGEFGDEEIRTIRPAIKKMQGFGISLMGPIPADTAFTPKIMRNTDCYLTMYHDQGLAPFKALTFGKGVNVTLGLPIIRTSVDHGTGLDIAGSNNIDPSSFFESIKLAISLAKNQY; encoded by the coding sequence ATGAAAAGATTGCCTAATCTTATTATTACATCTGGCGATCCAGCGGGAATAGGACTGGACCTATGTGTGATGTTGGCCTTTAAAAAATTTCAGGCAGATATCACAATTATCGGAAATAAAGATGCCATTCTTTCCAGAGCTAGGCAAATGAGAAAAAACATTAAGGTTTCAACAAAATTAGGTTCGCACTTAGGAAATGGAAACTTTAAAATAATCAATATTGATTATAAAAATCCAGTTGTTGCCGGACAACTTGATAAAAGTAATTCCTTACAGCAGCTAAAGGGATTAAAAACTTCAATCGAGCTGTGTTTAAGTAAAAAATTTGATGCGTTAATTACGCTTCCAATCCATAAAAAAATTCTTTCATCGCAAAAAAATAAATTTTCTGGTCACACAGAATATATTGCAGATGCTTGCGGTTTTAAAGGAAATGAAGTAATGCTTTTATCCAGCAAAAAATTAAATGTAGCACTTGCTACAACCCATATTTCACTGAAGGATGTACCAAGCAAGATTTCTCAAAAAAATTTATGCAATACTATCTCAACCCTTCATAGTGAACTGAAAAAAAAATTTAAAATCACTTCTCCAAAAATCACATTGACTGGTTTAAATCCACATAGCGGAGAAGATGGTGAGTTTGGTGATGAAGAAATAAGAACAATAAGGCCAGCTATTAAGAAAATGCAGGGGTTCGGTATTTCATTAATGGGCCCTATTCCTGCAGATACGGCATTTACACCAAAAATAATGAGAAATACAGACTGTTATCTCACGATGTATCATGATCAAGGATTAGCGCCCTTTAAAGCTCTCACCTTTGGAAAAGGCGTAAATGTGACACTTGGATTACCGATTATAAGGACATCCGTAGATCACGGTACTGGACTTGACATTGCTGGCTCAAATAACATTGACCCAAGTAGTTTTTTTGAATCAATTAAATTAGCGATTAGTTTAGCTAAAAATCAATATTGA
- the rsmA gene encoding 16S rRNA (adenine(1518)-N(6)/adenine(1519)-N(6))-dimethyltransferase RsmA, with product MKAKKKFGQNFLVDRYFISKIIKEVNPKEENNILEIGPGKGAITEPVLKKINHISVVEIDPDMIKILRNKISTKNISILAEDVLGMNDKFFKKFNKIIGNLPYYIATEIILKLTKIYSSSSELYFMVQKEVAERITAKPSNKSFGRLSVILQYYFDTELLFEIPPEAFSPQPKITSAFIRLIRKKRVSPKVIDKDSFEKIVKVAFSQKRKTIKNNFKNILFDKDFFNLEISPKIRSEALTIDQFIKLENYVTQNNINFDC from the coding sequence TTGAAAGCAAAAAAAAAATTTGGCCAAAATTTTTTAGTTGATCGCTATTTCATATCTAAAATCATTAAGGAAGTTAATCCAAAAGAGGAAAACAATATACTTGAAATTGGTCCTGGCAAAGGTGCAATCACGGAACCGGTATTAAAGAAAATTAATCATATCTCAGTTGTTGAAATTGACCCTGATATGATAAAAATTTTAAGGAATAAAATTAGCACTAAAAATATATCCATACTAGCTGAAGATGTTCTAGGTATGAATGATAAATTCTTTAAAAAATTTAATAAAATTATTGGAAATTTACCTTATTACATAGCGACTGAAATAATATTAAAACTTACAAAAATATATAGCTCTTCATCTGAATTATACTTTATGGTTCAAAAAGAAGTTGCTGAGAGAATAACCGCTAAACCATCAAACAAATCTTTTGGTCGATTATCGGTTATCCTTCAGTATTATTTTGACACTGAACTTTTATTTGAGATACCACCAGAAGCATTTTCCCCACAACCTAAAATTACCTCTGCATTTATAAGATTGATAAGAAAAAAAAGAGTAAGTCCTAAAGTCATTGATAAAGATAGCTTTGAAAAAATTGTTAAAGTAGCTTTTTCCCAAAAAAGAAAAACAATTAAAAACAACTTTAAAAATATATTATTTGATAAAGATTTTTTTAATCTTGAAATATCACCAAAAATTCGATCTGAGGCACTGACAATAGATCAATTTATAAAATTAGAAAATTATGTCACGCAAAATAATATAAATTTTGATTGCTGA
- the adk gene encoding adenylate kinase — MKIILIGAPGAGKGTQASFIKEKYNIPQISTGDMLRAAVKSKTNLGLRAEDFMNQGQLVPDNLIIDLVKLRINEDDCKNGFLLDGFPRTIPQAQAMIDAKISIEYVIEVAVPDNEIINRLTGRRIHPASGRIYHITHNPPAKDGIDDVTGEQLIIRDDDKESTIIKRLKTYHEQTEPLVNFYSNLAKKDSSKILNFISIDGVDKPDNINSTIANKLK; from the coding sequence ATGAAAATAATATTAATTGGTGCCCCAGGAGCTGGCAAAGGAACTCAAGCTTCTTTCATAAAGGAAAAATATAACATCCCTCAAATATCTACAGGGGATATGCTCCGAGCCGCAGTAAAAAGTAAAACAAATTTAGGCCTGAGGGCTGAAGATTTTATGAATCAAGGCCAGTTAGTTCCTGACAACCTAATAATTGATTTAGTTAAACTTAGAATTAATGAGGATGACTGCAAAAATGGTTTTCTTCTTGATGGCTTTCCAAGAACAATTCCACAAGCTCAAGCAATGATAGATGCTAAAATCTCTATCGAGTACGTTATAGAAGTCGCTGTTCCAGACAATGAAATCATTAATAGACTCACAGGCAGAAGAATTCACCCTGCATCTGGCAGAATTTATCATATAACTCACAACCCACCAGCAAAAGATGGTATCGATGATGTAACAGGAGAGCAACTCATTATCCGTGATGATGACAAAGAAAGTACAATTATCAAGAGACTCAAAACCTATCATGAGCAAACAGAACCACTTGTTAATTTTTATTCAAATTTAGCAAAAAAAGATTCATCGAAGATACTTAATTTTATTTCAATTGATGGAGTAGATAAGCCTGATAATATAAATTCAACAATTGCAAATAAATTAAAATAA
- the leuS gene encoding leucine--tRNA ligase, protein MKEDYPFEEIEKNIQSYWDINQSFESSENSNNKKYYVLSMFPYPSGKLHMGHVRNYTISDVISRFKLMNGFNVMQPMGWDAFGLPAENAAIENNTAPAKWTYQNIEHMRDQLKELGLAVDWQREIATCSVEYYKWEQWLFLKLYKQDMIYKKTSTVNWDPVDQTVLANEQVVEGRGWRSGALIERKEIPQYFMRITKYADDLLDGLKDLDDWPDQVKTMQKNWIGRSEGCEIDFKLVHNGDHLKDKTNSIKVYTTRPDTLMGASFLAIAPEHKLCQMIDDVTVQSFIKKLSNSVSEADIATAEKVGIFTGLFALHPISNKKIPIWIANYVLAGYGEGAIMAVPAHDERDFEFANRYNLSVIQVIKNNSEHDELPYIGKGTLINSDEFNGLESSSAQEIITKKIESIKQGKGKIQYRIRDWGISRQRYWGCPIPMIYCEKCGDVPADEKDLPIELPENIRIDAQGSPLKKLKDFTECNCPTCGAKAKRETDTLDTFFESSWYFARYASFNQSDAMLDKRAKYWLPVDYYVGGIEHAILHLLYARFFNRILFDMKLVSTSEPFKKLLTQGMVLKDGTKMSKSKGNTVDPNELIKKYGADTARLFIMFAAPAEQSLEWSDKGIEGTHRFLKKLWSLTLIHQNNNKDLGSISEKEITNLRYKLHSTIEKVTDDLTRRNSFNTAISSIMELINTYTKSLDMRTISFKLRQEMFENVILMLNPFVPHISKALWEALHPEKLIEKSQWPKVDKNALIQDEISIVLQVNGKLRADMLISIEDLESEIKNKALSQENIKKYTDNNEIIKIIYVKNKLVNIVVKN, encoded by the coding sequence ATGAAAGAAGACTATCCTTTTGAAGAAATAGAAAAAAATATTCAAAGTTATTGGGATATCAATCAATCATTTGAATCATCAGAAAATTCAAATAACAAAAAATACTATGTTTTATCCATGTTCCCCTACCCAAGTGGCAAGCTTCATATGGGTCATGTCAGAAATTACACAATTAGTGACGTAATTTCAAGATTTAAATTAATGAATGGGTTTAATGTTATGCAACCTATGGGATGGGATGCCTTTGGCCTACCTGCCGAAAATGCAGCGATTGAAAATAATACTGCGCCAGCAAAATGGACGTATCAAAATATCGAACATATGAGAGATCAACTCAAAGAACTCGGGCTGGCCGTTGATTGGCAAAGAGAAATTGCAACATGCTCTGTTGAATACTATAAGTGGGAGCAATGGCTTTTCTTAAAACTTTACAAACAGGATATGATTTATAAAAAAACATCAACTGTAAACTGGGACCCAGTTGACCAAACTGTTCTGGCCAATGAACAGGTAGTTGAAGGTAGAGGATGGAGATCAGGTGCTCTAATTGAAAGAAAAGAGATCCCACAATATTTCATGAGAATTACAAAATACGCAGACGATCTTCTTGATGGCCTTAAAGATTTAGATGATTGGCCAGACCAAGTCAAAACAATGCAAAAAAATTGGATTGGGAGAAGTGAAGGTTGTGAGATTGATTTTAAACTCGTCCATAATGGTGACCATTTAAAAGACAAGACTAACAGTATTAAAGTTTATACCACAAGACCTGATACTTTGATGGGAGCATCATTTTTAGCGATTGCCCCAGAACATAAATTATGTCAAATGATTGATGATGTTACAGTGCAATCATTTATCAAAAAGCTAAGTAATAGTGTTTCAGAAGCCGATATAGCTACAGCGGAAAAGGTAGGAATTTTTACTGGCCTATTCGCCTTGCACCCCATTTCAAACAAAAAAATACCTATTTGGATTGCAAATTATGTCTTAGCTGGATACGGTGAGGGTGCAATTATGGCTGTTCCTGCTCACGACGAAAGAGACTTTGAGTTTGCAAATAGATATAATTTAAGCGTCATACAGGTTATAAAAAATAATTCAGAACATGATGAATTACCTTATATAGGTAAAGGAACATTGATCAATTCAGATGAATTTAATGGGCTTGAGAGCTCGAGTGCCCAAGAAATTATTACAAAAAAAATTGAGTCCATAAAGCAAGGTAAGGGGAAAATACAATACCGCATAAGAGACTGGGGTATTTCGAGGCAACGATATTGGGGCTGTCCAATTCCCATGATTTATTGTGAAAAATGTGGAGACGTTCCAGCCGACGAAAAAGATCTTCCCATTGAGTTACCAGAAAATATTAGAATTGATGCTCAAGGATCGCCTCTAAAAAAACTAAAAGATTTTACAGAGTGTAATTGCCCAACCTGCGGTGCAAAAGCGAAAAGAGAAACCGATACCCTGGATACTTTTTTTGAATCTTCTTGGTATTTTGCAAGGTATGCAAGTTTTAATCAATCTGATGCAATGCTTGATAAACGTGCAAAATATTGGCTGCCAGTAGATTATTATGTTGGTGGTATTGAGCATGCAATCTTGCATCTTCTATACGCACGGTTTTTCAATAGAATTTTATTTGATATGAAATTAGTTAGCACAAGTGAGCCATTTAAAAAATTATTAACGCAAGGGATGGTTCTTAAGGACGGTACTAAGATGTCAAAATCAAAGGGCAACACTGTTGACCCTAATGAATTGATAAAAAAATATGGTGCTGATACAGCCAGACTATTCATAATGTTTGCTGCCCCAGCAGAACAAAGCTTAGAATGGTCAGATAAGGGTATTGAAGGCACTCATCGATTCCTAAAAAAACTTTGGTCATTGACCTTAATCCACCAGAATAATAATAAAGATTTAGGTAGTATAAGTGAAAAAGAAATAACCAATCTACGTTATAAACTTCACTCAACGATAGAAAAGGTAACAGATGACTTAACTAGACGTAATAGCTTTAATACAGCCATATCTTCAATTATGGAGCTAATTAATACTTACACAAAGTCACTTGATATGAGAACGATATCATTTAAATTAAGGCAAGAGATGTTTGAGAATGTGATATTGATGTTGAATCCATTCGTACCTCATATTTCAAAAGCATTATGGGAGGCTCTTCATCCTGAAAAACTAATCGAAAAATCACAATGGCCAAAAGTTGATAAGAATGCTCTAATCCAAGATGAAATTTCAATTGTGCTTCAGGTAAACGGTAAGTTGAGAGCAGATATGCTAATATCAATTGAAGATTTAGAAAGTGAAATTAAAAATAAAGCACTTTCTCAAGAAAATATAAAAAAGTACACCGATAACAATGAAATAATAAAAATTATCTATGTTAAAAATAAATTAGTAAACATTGTGGTGAAAAATTAA
- the holA gene encoding DNA polymerase III subunit delta has product MLVKFAPKNILSDLRENKKNCLVIVGKEPIQICTVKDEINKSCQNDSIDKILIKVENAIDLNQLDHTFNNQSLFSSQIIYEFEVSDGIIKKEIKEYILKKISEHINSYFIFYFKKDFKEFRKQNWYEILKGLSLIIIADEPNTEQIMQAIKDRAHFHQVKLTNEAKKLLTNYSMGNLMQAENDIKKLKLIYDKQEVNESMLLSLITNGSKYDGFNFIEHCINGDIKKTNEAALYLREEGVQPLMINGLFAWFFKAVSRIKLSSNQSINSNVLMKLRIFGASQNLATQTIRSLTSKQVVACLNKIQEIDQIGKGIKMGDPWLEINRFSMGIAKMMNRGINLKNG; this is encoded by the coding sequence ATGCTAGTAAAATTTGCGCCTAAAAATATACTTTCTGACCTTAGAGAAAATAAAAAAAATTGTTTGGTGATTGTTGGCAAAGAACCAATACAAATTTGTACTGTAAAAGACGAGATCAATAAGTCTTGTCAAAATGATTCAATAGATAAAATTCTAATAAAAGTTGAAAATGCCATTGATCTTAATCAGCTTGATCACACGTTTAATAATCAGTCACTTTTTAGCTCACAAATAATTTATGAATTTGAAGTGTCTGATGGAATCATCAAAAAAGAAATTAAGGAATATATTCTAAAAAAAATTAGTGAGCATATAAACAGCTATTTTATTTTCTATTTTAAAAAAGATTTTAAGGAGTTCAGAAAGCAGAATTGGTATGAGATTCTCAAAGGCTTAAGTCTAATAATTATTGCTGACGAACCTAATACTGAACAAATCATGCAAGCAATAAAAGATAGAGCTCACTTTCATCAAGTGAAGCTTACAAATGAAGCAAAAAAACTTCTTACCAATTATTCAATGGGCAATCTAATGCAAGCTGAAAATGATATAAAAAAATTAAAATTAATCTATGACAAGCAAGAAGTTAATGAATCAATGCTTTTAAGTCTTATCACTAACGGCTCAAAATATGATGGGTTTAATTTTATCGAACATTGTATCAATGGAGACATAAAAAAAACAAATGAGGCAGCCCTATACTTAAGAGAAGAAGGTGTTCAGCCCTTAATGATTAATGGCTTATTCGCTTGGTTTTTCAAAGCTGTTTCTAGGATTAAGTTATCAAGTAATCAATCTATTAACTCAAATGTCTTAATGAAATTAAGAATATTTGGTGCTTCTCAGAATTTAGCTACGCAAACAATTAGATCATTAACTTCAAAACAAGTAGTAGCTTGTTTAAATAAAATTCAGGAGATAGACCAAATCGGAAAGGGTATCAAAATGGGAGACCCTTGGTTAGAAATAAATAGATTTTCAATGGGAATAGCAAAAATGATGAATAGAGGAATAAATTTAAAAAATGGATAA